The genomic window GGCGTTGCGAAAGCCGTTTTGCATGAACATCAGCACCACGGCAAAACCAACTCCCGCGGCGCCCAGTAGTAGGCGTCGCCAATCGGCAGTCAGGTTTTTCCAGGCAAGCGGAGTGCGCATTTCGAAATCTAAAACAGGTTCGCCGGTTCAGCTTTGGAGAGTTTGCGAAGCGCGATCAGACCCGCGGCGCTACACATCAGGATCGACAGCACGGCCACCAACACGACGCGTTCGCCCGTCATGCGGATCGGAACGCCGGCAAACTGCGAGGTCACGGCGTACAGTCCCAGGGCGACCAACAGCGCCGGTGGCAGCGCGATCAGCGCCAGCATCGCCGCTTGCGACAGCAGGACTTTGCCCAGGAACCGATTGGAGTAGCCGATCGCTTTGAGCGTCGCGTATTCGGGCAGGTGAGCCAATACGTCGGCGGCCAGTACCATGTAGCAGATGACGCCGCCCACGATCACCGCCAGCGCAACGCCCATGGCAAAAATGATTCCGATCGGCGTTTCGGTATACCATCGCCGGCGTTCTCGCTGCATCGCCTGTTCGACCGACAGGACTTCGCTTTCGGACGCTTCACCGCCCATCTGTGCCAGCGCCGCTTCGACGGATTGCCGCGTTTGCTCCAGTGGTACGCCGGGTCGGTTGCGGACCAACAGCATCGAAACGCGATCGGGATCGGCTCTTGGTGCGATCCGCAAAAAGCCTTCGCGGCTGGTTACGATCTGGCCATTGGCGGCCAGCCCCGTGCCCATTTCAAAGGTTCCGGCGATCCGCACGCGTTTGCCCAGGGCGGCGGTAGTGCGTCCCACGTCGGCGGACGAAAACGTGCGCCCGTCGACCGGCCCCAGGTCGGCCCTACTGGTGCGGTCGATCAACACATGATCGGGATGCATCAGCAGCGGCAGTTGACGAGTCACCTCGGGCAATTGCAGCGGACTGTCGTGAATGTCCACTCCCATTACGGCGACGACGCGAAACTCATGATCGTTTGGGTTCTGCCACGACGTTACGCTCAGATCCAACACCTGGACCGCGGCAACTTCGGGCAGCACCGCAAGACGGTGTTCGATGTCGCGGGGAATCGAACGCGGGTCGTAGGCGTGCAGGTACTGCGGCGAGCGGACGACCAGGTCACAGGGCAAACGTTCGTAGACGTTGTTGGCCGTATCGCCGACGGCGCCTAGGAATCCCAATTGCATGAACATCAACAAGATGGCAAACGCGATCCCGCCGATCGACACGATCGTTCGCGCCGGCTGATGCGTCAGGTTCTTCCATGCCAGGGGCGTGCGGTTCATCAATCCTCGAGGGCGATTGCCACATCGACTTGCAAGTGGATCAGGTCGGCCGCGCGGGGGGCGTCGTCCGGTTCAATCTGGATCACGACTTCGCCGCTGCGATAATCGACCCGAGCCATTGGATTGGGGCTGGGCAGCTGGGGCGAGCCGATCAGTCGGCTGATCGAACGCACGGTGCCTTGGAGCGAACCGTCGATCGCTGCGCTGGTGATCGAAGCCCGTGCGCCGGTTTTCACTTTGGAAAGCTGTGAGACGTTCACTTCGACTCGGCAGATCATGTCGGACAGGTCGGCGATCTGCAGGATCGGTTGGCCGGTGGTCGGCTGGCCGGGGTGCATGTGGACGGCTACCACCGTGCCATCGATGGGGCTGAGCAGTTTGCTGGCGTCGACCTGCAGTTGCAACAATTTGATTTGTTCGTCCAACGATTCGACCGGCATCGCGGCTTTGCCCGATTCGATAGCCACCTCGGCGGCTCGCAGTTCCTGCTCGGCGGCTTTGACGGCCAAGTCGCCGGCTTGGCTGGCCGCGCGGGCTTCGGCGCGGGCGGCGGCCAGATCCGAGCGAGCTTGGTCGACGGCCAGTTGCTGTTGATCCAGCGTGCTGGACGTGATCAAGCGACCGGCGGCAGGGTCGTTGGAGGCGGTTCGCATCTGAGCCAATTTGCTTTCCGCCAAAGCGACTTGTTGGTCCAACAGGTCCAGTGTGCCGCCGCTGGCCTGGGCCAGCTCGAATTTTTCCTTGGCTTGTTGAACTTGCAAACGGGCTTGTTCGAGTTGCGTGCGAGCCACTTCCAGTTTGGCCTGTGCGACGGCCTGCTCGGCATCTGCGGTCGCCTGAGCTTCCTTGCGTTGGGCCACGGCGACGGCCAATTCGCCCTCCCGCGCCGCCTGACTGACCAGTCGTCCCAAGGTGTCTCCGGCCTGGACCTTCTGGCCGGCCGAGACCTCCAGCGACTCCAGACGGTCGCCGGGCGGGGCCAGCACCGAAATCACCCCGTTGCTCGGTTCCAGCTGGCCTTGTGCTAAGATGGCCTCATCGCCGGACGCCCCCAGAGCCACCAAAGCCGGCACGGCGGTCACATCTTCGAACCGATCGACCGGTGCCGCATCGGGCTGGCAACCGGCCGATGCGATCGCCAAGGCCCCCATCACGCACCCAGGTACGGTAAAAAGCCGGCGGAAGGTTGTCGAGGTTTTGAATGCAGGCATTAAACTTGCTGTGTGAGGTTCGCTGGTCGATAAATAGATCAGTGAAACGTGACCGTGTTCCGGTAAAGGTAGAACATTTCGTATGGCCGACGAAGCTAGTATGACAGAAATCGTTCCGGCGACCCAGTTTGATACACAATCCGGGCGACGCGCGGCGATCGAAGTCCGCGGTGTCGAACACTTCTTCGGCAACGGCGATGCCCGCAAGCAGGTGCTGTTCAATAATAATCTGATTGTGCGGCCAGGCGAGATCGTGATCATGACCGGCCAAAGCGGTTCCGGAAAGACGACGCTGCTGACCTTGATCGGAACGTTGCGGCGCGTCCAAACAGGCGAATTGTTTGTCTTGGGCCAAGGCGTGCATCAATCGTCGGTCGCTCAGATCAATCAGTTGCGGCGGCGATTGGGCTTTATCTTTCAAGCTCACAACCTGTTTTCTTCTCTGACGGCCCTGCAGAATGTGCGGATGGCGCTGGAATTGCAGCCGCAGCGGCGGTCGCGGAGCGAAGAAAATCGTCGCTGCCAGGAAATGCTGGAAGCGGTCGGTCTGGGGGAACGCGTGCACTACAAGCCGAGGGGGCTGTCCGGCGGTCAGAAGCAACGCGTCGCGGTGGCTCGCGGTTTGGTCCACCAGCCGGAAATCCTTCTCGCTGACGAACCCACGGCCGCTCTGGATGAAGAATCGGGCCGCAAAGTCGTCACGTTGTTCCAGCAACAAGCCCGCGAACGGGGCACCGCGATCGTGATCGTGACCCACGACAACCGCATCCTGGATGTGGCCGACCGGATCGTCAAAATGGATTTCGGCACGATCGCGCGGGATACGCGGGTTAGTGAGGCCTCGAACATCGGCGAAATGTTGTCACGGTGCAGCATTTTCGACGGCGTTACCATCCGCACCATGACCCAACTGGCCGATCGCATGAAGGCTCAACCCTACAAAGCCGGTTCGCGGATCATTCGACAAGGCGATCCCGGCGACACTTTTTATCTGATCCGCGACGGAGAAATGGAAGTCCGCCGCGATCCCGGCAACCGCTTGGTCGCGACCATCGGCCCCGGCGACTTTTTTGGCGAAACCGCGCTGCTGACCGGGGAACCACGCAATGCCCATGTCGACGCCAAAACCGATGGCGTGGTCTATACGCTGGACGCCCAATCGTTCCGCGAAGCGATGGGAGAACGCGCGTCGCTGGATCAAGAAGTCCGCAGTACGCTGTTTGCCAACTGATGCAGCCTGATCTACCCATGCAATGGATCGAGGACCTCAGCGATCCGCGACTGGACGTGTTTCGCAAGCTTCGCGCGGCCGCGACCCGGCCGGCGGGCGAATTCTTTGTCGCCGAAGGCCGCAACGTGGTCGAACGGCTATTGGCCAGCGACTTCGAAGTTGTCTCGCTGCTGTGCAGTGTCGCTTGCGAAGACTGGTTGGCGGAGCAACCTCTGGCCGCCGAAACCGAGCTGTTGCGGGTGAACAACCAACAGATTCGCGAACTGGTGGGGTTTGATTTTCACCGCGGCGTGTTGGCTTGCGCACGGCGGCGACCCCGTGACGCTGCACAGCGCCTGCCCACCCTGGCCTCCCGTCAGATCATGCTGGCCCTGTGTGAAGTCACCGACGCAGAAAACGTGGGCAGCATCGTTCGCACGGCCACGGCATTGGGAGTCACGGATATCCTGCTATCGAAGGGCTGTGCGGATCCGTTCTCGCGGCGAGCCTTACGGGTCAGCATGGGAACCGTGCTGCAGCAAAAGTTTTGGAACAGCCCCGATATGGCGGCTAGTTTGTCGACGCTCCGCGACACGCAGGCCTGCCGAATTGTGGCCACAACGTTGGGCCAGGACGCTGTCGAGCTGGCGGCCTTCCCCCGCAATGACCAGCCAGTGGTGTTATTGCTGGGCAACGAAGGCCAGGGATTGGCCGCCGGAATCGAATCGCTGGCCACCGACCGGGTCACGATCCCCATGCATCAGGACACCGACAGCTTGAACGTGGGCGTCGCGGCTGGCATCGTGCTGTATCAACTAAGCCGCTGAGCTGACGAGCCGGGGCCGGGCGGAATCGGCCAAGTTCAACTAGAATGGCGGCCGGTCCCACCACCATTCCCCACCCCAGCAGAGTTTTCGATGCAGCGTTCACGGCATTTCGGTTTGGCGTTTTATCTATCCGGATTCCTCTTCGCGGCCGTCGTCGGCGATGCGGCGGGGGCCGAAGAGGTTAATATTCAGCGATTCGAAGCCACCACCGTTTGCGGTGAACTGGTCCAACCCATGGAACTGGCCATTGCACCGGATGGAAATATATTCCTGATCGAATTGGGCGGGACGATCAAGCTGATCGATCCGGCCACCGGCGTTGCGGAAGTCGTGGGCAAGCTGGAGGTCACCACCGCTCAGGAAAACGGTCTGATCGGATTGGCGTTGGACCCTGATTTTGCGGAAAACCAGTGGCTGTATCTGCAGTACTCGCCGCCCGACTTTTCCGGTCAATACGTCAGCCGCTTCACGTTCCGCGACGGACAGGTGGATTCAGCCAGCGAACGGCGTTTGTTTTCCTATCAAGAGCAGCGGCGCGAGTGCTGCCACCACGCCGGGTCGTTGGAGTTTGGTCCCGATGGCAACCTCTACATCGGTACCGGCGACAATACCAACCCTTTCAAAGACTCGCGCGGCTACGCCCCAATCGACGAACGGCCGAATCGCGAACCCTGGGATGCTCAACGTTCTTCCGCGAACACCAAAAGTTACAACGGCAAAGTGCTGCGGATTCACCCGGAAGCCGACGGCACCTACACCATTCCCGATGGAAACCTGTTTCCCAAAGACGGCTCGGTGGGGCATCCGGAAATCTATGTGATGGGCTGCCGTAATCCATGGCGGATCAACGTCGACCAAAGGACGGGTTACCTGTACTGGGGCGATGTGGGGCCGGATGCGGGAGCGGACCACGAGCGCGGCCCGCGCGGTTATGACGAAGTCAATCAGGCTCGCACCGCGGGGAACTTTGGCTGGCCGTATTTTATTGGCAACAACTTCGCCTATTCGATGGTTGACTTTGCCACCGGAAAAATTGGCCCGCGACAAGATCCCGTTCATCCGGTTAACCGGTCGGTCAACAATACCGGCGCCGAACAACTGCCCCCGGCTCAACCGGCCATGATCTATTACCCGGCCGCCGCTTCGCCGGAGTTTCCTGAAATGGGCACCGGAGGCCGCACGGCATGCGCCGGACCCGTGTATTACTACGATGCCGACACGCTCGGCGAAAACGGCTTTCCCGCCGCTTACGATCGCACTCTGTTCGCCTACGAATGGTCGCGGAGCACGATTACGGCGGTGCACCTGGATGCGGATTCCAACGTCCAGCGGCTGGAGCCCTTTTTGCCGCATCTGAAATTCACTCGTCCCATCGACCTGCAGTTCGACGCGGGCGGCTCTTTGTACGTCATCGTTTACGGGGAAACCTGGGGCGTCAATCCGGATGCTCGGCTGGTCCGCATCGACTACGTTCGCGGTAATCGAACGCCGCAAGCGGTGGCGAAGATCACTAACAACGTGGGCCGCGAACCGCTGACGGTGCAGTTGTCCGCGGCCGATTCGAGCGACAAAGACGGCGACGAATTGACTTACCGCTGGACGGCCGTCCGCAACGCGGAAGGCCAGACGCAATCGCGCGACTTGGCTACTACGGTGGATGCCACGGCGGTGTTCGAACAACCCGGGGTATACACGGTTAAGTTACAGGTGACCGATCCGTCCGGGGCGTCGCATTCGACTTCGATGCCCGTGATCGTCGGCAACGCTCGGCCCCAGGTGGCTTTTTTGAAACCGCAGGACGGCGACTTCTATTCCTCCGATGCACCGGTGCGTTACAGCTTGGTGGTTCGTGACAGCGAAGACGGTACCAGCGATTTTGAGCAAGCCGAAGAAGATGGCTGGCATCCGATCGAAGCCACCGCGCCCAGCCGGTTGTTTACGCAAGCCATCCCGGTAGTCGACGCAGTAGCGGCCGCGGAGGACGAAGATCCCGGATTGGCGTTGATCCGCAAAAGTGACTGCTTTAATTGTCACGCCGTTCACCGCGCCTTGGTCGGGCCCTCGTTCGAAGCCATCGCCACGAAGTATCGCGACCAACCGCACCAGTTGGAACAGTCGGTCAAACGCGTGATGGAAGGTTCCACCGGCGTGTGGGGCAAGGTCGGCATGCTGCCGCACCAACAACACTCCGTTGCCGAGGTTCAAAAAATGGTGCAGTACGTGTTTGCGGTGGAACCCGGAGCGGGACATCCTACGGCGCAGGGATTTAATAACAAGCTGGCGGTTTCCGCCGACGTCGACACGGTTCGTTTGGAAGCCACCTACACCGACCTAGGCCGCGGTGAGATTCCCAAACTATCCGGTGTGGCAACGGTGACGCTGCGGCGACGGACGTTGCAAGCCGAAGCGGCCGACGCCTTCCAAGGCACGCGACCGCTGAGCTCGGCGGCCGCTGAGGGCAAGAAGTTCATGGGAGCGATCGAGCACAGCGGGTTTTTGAAATTCGAAAACATGCCGCTCGATCAGATCACCGGCATCTCGGTCCGCGTCGCCAGTGCCGGAGCCGGTGGCGATATCGAAATCCGCCGCGGAGCGCTCGATGGCCCTGTACTGGGGCGGACGACCGTGGAAGTCAACGGTCAATGGGAAGTGTTCCATGACCAGCCGATCGAATTCACTCCGGCCCAAGGCCGCGATACGTTGTTCGTGGTGTTTAAGAACGAACAACGCCGCGGCGGGTTGATGAACATCGATTCGATTCGGTTCGAATAAATCGCCCGGCCCTTCACTCTCCCTCAGGGAGAGTCGAGCGTCAGCGAGGAGAGGGCTTTTTGCGTCCCGACCATTCCAACATCTGGGTGGCCAGATCGTAGGGGTAGGACACGGTGACGTCGGTGATGGTGCCCTCCGCATCTCGCACGGCCGTCAGCTTGGGCTGCACGAAACCGGTGTAGGCCGGTTGGTCCAGGTTGGCATAGCGGCGAAGGACTTCGTCGCGGAGTTCGACGTTGATGTTGACCGCGTGATCTTCCATCAGCCGTTTGGCAGCCGCTCGGTCGCCTTCGGACTTGATTCGTTGAACTTCGCGTAACAGTTTGCCCACGCCGTCGTGCCAGGCATCCACGTCGGCGACGCGAAAGTAGGTCTTGCCGTCGCGTTCGACCACGCGGATGGCGTTGGTGTTGGCGGCCAGCCAGCTGACGATCATCTGCCGGTTCCGCATATGATCTTCTTCCAGCGTGACGCCGGTTTTGACGCGTCGCAGCTGTGTCATCACGTTCCGCGTGTAAGCCTCGTAGGCGGCTAACTGCAGTTCACGCAGGTCGTCTTCGTTGTCGACCAAATCCAACTCGACCAGCTTCTCGCTGCCGATAAAGTACAACGCTACCAAGTCGGCGCGGCCCTCTTCCAGAGCGCTGTAGTATTCGGCGATCGCCAGCGATGGATCGACGCCATCGTTGACCTGCCCCGAAGCGTGGCCGATGACTTCGTGCATGTTGACTTCCAAGGCCAACGCCGCCGACTTCCATTTTTCGGCTCGTTTGTATTCGGCTTCGTCGAAACAGAATTCCGCCCGAGCCGAGGGCGTGCTGGATTTTTCGTACGATTCCATGACATTGCTGAGCGAGACGGATTTGCTGCCGTAACGTTGCCGCACCGTGGCGTCGTTGGGCAGGTTGATCCCGATCGGCGTGACCGGGCCGGCGTCTCCGCTTTCCATCACCACCTGAATCGCTTTGGCCGAAATGCCCTTGACTTCGGTTTTGCGAAACGCCGGATCGTAGGGCATGCGATCTTCGAACCACTGGGCGTGCGTGGCGAATTTCTTGATCATGTCCATCTTGATCGGGTCGTTGAAATACACGGCCGCTTCCCAGGAACCCTTTTGGCCGCGAGCGTCCATGTAGACTTCGATAAAGCCATTGATGGTGTCGATCGGACTGTCTTTGTCGGCCACCCAAGCGATGTTGTATTCGCGAAAGTCGATCGCTTCGCCGGTGCGGTAATAGTGGATCAGGACGCCCAGGGCACGAGCCATTTTGGGGGTAGCGTAGGGGATCGCCGCTTCCAGGTGTTGGATGATTTCGGCGATCGGTTCGGCATACATGCCCGGCGGAATCTCGTTATCAAAACCGGCTCGGTAGACTTTTTCTTCCAGCGTCCCGTCATCGTTTTTCACCAGTTGTGAATTCAGCGGATACTTTTCCGTAAAGCCCTCCAGGTCCTCCGTGGTAACGCCTTGATACAGGTTGTTGGCGCTGGCGGTCAGGATGTCGCGTCCATCCTCGGGTGATTTCAGCGTGACGTGGGTTTCGAATTCGGGATCGAACAACACCGGATCCAGCTCGTCCAGCAAGGCTCGCAGCTCGTCGCCGCTGGCCGGCATCGTGGCCCCGTTGGCCAGCGCCCGCCGGACGGCTTGACGCAAGGCTTTCGAATCGCAGTCCAACAGATTCTTTTGTGCGGTCAAAGCGCTGTGGGGGCCATTGTTGACCCAGAACAATTTCAAATAGTCCTCGATCGCGGACAGGGTCTTGGAATCGACGCCTTCGGAATGCGTGAGGATCTCTTCCAATACATCGCGCAGCTGCAAGGAGTAGCGGTAGCGTTGGTCGATGTAGATATCGCGACCGGCGATGGCGGCTTGGGAGAGATGGTAAATCAAGATTTTTTGGTCGAGCGGCAATTGCTCGAAGCCATCGACATGCAATTGCACGATCGCCACATCGCCGACGCGTTCCAGCAGATACTTGCGGGAATCGGTTGTCCCCTCTTCCGCCGTCGCGGCTGCCACCGACAGCATGGTCAGCAAGCAACCCCAACCCAACATGAACAAAGCACGCATTTCTGGAAATCCTCCAAGGTGATTTTGGTAGTAAACAGGTGCAGTGTACCAAAGCGTGCTGGTCGGACCCCTGGGGGGAGTAGGGGAGTAGGGGAGTAGGGGAGTAGGGGAGTAGGGGAGTAGGGGAGTAGGGGAGTAGGGGAGTTAGGGGAGTTAGGGGAGGGGCGGTGCTTGCAGACAGAGCAGCTATTTTCTTACCTCCATATTCCTACCTTCCCGGCGGCGCGGTGTCTGTCCCCGGCGCAGGGGCCACCGATGGATATTGATCAGCAGCTGGCTTGAGGGCGAGCAGACACAGCATCACCAAGGCCAGCGTCAGGGCTACGCCATTGACGCTGGTCAACAGGTGCGTGCCGGTTTCGCCGATCGGCAGACGCGACAGTACCATCCGCGTGGAGAAGTAGTTGAAGGCCGGTGTCGCCAACAACAAACCCAGCAGGCAGCGTTGCCAGGACGGTAAGCTCTGCCACGCGTCCAGGCGAGCGACCGCGATGCCGGTGACCGCAGCGACTACGATCAACGCATCGTAAGACTGGTGGTACAGGCTGACCAACATCGCCGTCGCGATGATCGCTCCGGTCAGGCCCGCCACCCCGTCGTCGACGCCACGCCGCTGCCGTAGCCACAGCACCGCGCCCGGTGGCAGCAACAGCCCCAGCATGACCAACAGGTGCGTCGCTTCGGCGGGATCCTGACGAGTCCATTTAGCGACCACGGCCAGCAGATCGATTCGCGTCCAAGAGTGCACGGGCGACTCGTCGAGCTGGCCGCGATGGATGTCTTGCGTTTCCGTGATTTGCTGCCGCAACTGCTGCATTCCCGCCGCGATGTCGCCGTCGCCCTGATGGTGAGCCAACCAGCCAAAGCCGACGCCGGCGAATAAAATCGATAGCGCCGCGCCATACACCAGGGCGCGGTAGTTGCCTCTCGCCAACAGCAGCAGCCCCAGCGGCAGGATGTAGGTGGGCTTGGCCGACGCCAACAGCAGCCCCACGGCCGCTAACCAGGGCCGTCGCTGGCCAAAATGAATCGCTGCCAGGGTTCCCGCTACCAACAGCAATGTGAAGTAGCCGTCGAATAGCGTGATGTGTCCGCCGCGTGACAACACGATGCCCGCGGCAACAGCGGCCGTCGTCGAACGCTGCCATCCGGCTGGTAGCTTGGCGGATCGGCTGCACAACGCCGCAATCCACCACACGACAATTAAAGAAAACGCAAAGTACAAAACTTCGCCAACATGCAGTGGCAGCAGCGCCCAGGGGATGTGCAAGACGAAAATCGCCGGTGAGAAAAATGGCACGCTGCGAGCAACCGGGTACTCGGCGGCGTACGTCTGACCGTACGGACTTACGCCGCGCAGCCAAGCGGATGTGGGGAAGTAAATCCCGTTGTGAAAATCACAGTAGCCCTGCTTGGACGGATCAAATGGCCCGGGCGTCTGATACTGCTTGACCACTCGCACGGTCGTGGCCGCGGTGCCCAGACAGAACAGGCCGATCAAAATCCACGGCAACCGATGCGCCCAGCGGTTGGGCCGGGCTGCATCGCTGCCTTGGGACGAGCGCTCGGCGGTGGACGGGTTGGGAGACGAACCTTGCATCCACCCATTTTAGAGACCGGGTTGGTCCATCACGGTTGTGCCGAAAAAAAGCGGGCGGACGGCCGGCAAACTCGATTCGGTCGGCGCGATTTTGACGATTCTGCACGTAGCGTTCGCGAGTTCTTTACGACTGCTTCACGCCCACTTGGTCTGCTACGGCGAGCCTGGTCGACTCCCCCCGCACAGGCTCGCCGTCCGCTATAGTGTGGGGACGTCACAAGCGACAAACTAATCAACCTAATCGTACCCACATCGAGGAGTTCGAGGATGAACCAACCCCTGCAATCCTTAACCGCAACGGGAACCAAGCTATATCTCGATTCGGTGGCTCCCGAGGAAGTCGACAAGAACCTGGACTGGGGCGCCGTCGGTGCGACTTCCAACCCGGCGATCATTTCCGGGATCGTCAAAGCCGGCGGACGCGATCGCGAAATCGAAGCCCTGATCGATGCCGGCCACGATGACGAAGCCATCGCTTGGCAGCTGACCGACCAGCTGGTCCGGCAGGCTCAGGAAAAGTTCATGCCGATCTGGGAGTCTTCCCAGGGCAACACCGGCTGGGTCAGCTTCGAACTCGATCCGTTGCTGGAAGATCCGGCCGAATCGCTGACCGATGAACAACGCACCGAACGTTATATCGAGCTGGGGAAACAGTGGAGCGAAGGGCATCAGAACCGGATGATCAAAGTGCCCGCCAGCCCGGCGGGTTTGGCGGCCTTGGAAGAACTGGCCGCCGCGGGGCTGACTCTGAACGTGACTTTGATCTTTACGCTCGAGCAGTACCGGGCGGCTCGCGAAGCGATCTGGAAGGGAGCTCAGCGGCGAGCCAGCTTGACCGACTTCAAAAGCGTCTACAGCATCTTTATCTCGCGAATCGACGTCTACACTGCGGATAAAATCCCGGACCTGTCAGCCGAGGCCCAGGGCGAGGTCGGGATCTTAAATGCCAAACGGGCATGGGCCGAAAACCAAGCGTTTTGGAAAGACCAGCCGACCGAGCTGGAGCAGGAATTG from Roseimaritima ulvae includes these protein-coding regions:
- a CDS encoding transaldolase family protein is translated as MNQPLQSLTATGTKLYLDSVAPEEVDKNLDWGAVGATSNPAIISGIVKAGGRDREIEALIDAGHDDEAIAWQLTDQLVRQAQEKFMPIWESSQGNTGWVSFELDPLLEDPAESLTDEQRTERYIELGKQWSEGHQNRMIKVPASPAGLAALEELAAAGLTLNVTLIFTLEQYRAAREAIWKGAQRRASLTDFKSVYSIFISRIDVYTADKIPDLSAEAQGEVGILNAKRAWAENQAFWKDQPTELEQELIFASTGVKNPGDVPWRYVQALAGSDIQTNPPETNQAIADSDVQFTRTVDEMPPQAVQQEIDEKVDVQAMYDQLMAEGIDKFVKPQRALLQIIAEKRASLTANP